From the genome of Papaver somniferum cultivar HN1 chromosome 2, ASM357369v1, whole genome shotgun sequence, one region includes:
- the LOC113349241 gene encoding uncharacterized protein LOC113349241 isoform X2 yields MHHYEKHGDSPNTDISCNEFRNLVRERDVIDLGFPGPAFTWSNNAVQSTPIFERLDRVVCNTEWRLLSPDAAVLHLPRIDSDHAPIILNTMRKPPKRRPNYKFEFYWTDHPQFNDIIEDKWDNSSGNMISRLDTLGKCLMKWSKDTFGDTKIEIEIERQKLVELQTTWLIQGKKRRQSVRRLPVWRREIECSGNKSKWIPATEKIPSRKGFSMVKEDSDKGAHSHPTFLSSALILYLALLTGWNETGSTVVIR; encoded by the exons ATGCACCATTATGAGAAACATGGCGATTCACCAAATACCGACATCAGCTGCAATGAATTCCGAAATCTGGTGAGAGAAAGAGATGTGATTGATTTGGGATTTCCTGGACCTGCTTTCACTTGGTCAAATAACGCTGTCCAATCAACTCCAATATTTGAAAGATTAGACAGGGTTGTTTGCAACACCGAATGGAGACTTCTTTCTCCTGATGCTGCGGTGCTACACCTTCCTAGAATCGACAGTGACCATGCACCCATCATTCTAAACACTATGAGGAAACCTCCCAAAAGAAGACCAAATTATAAATTTGAGTTCTATTGGACTGACCATCCTCAGTTCAATGATATCATTGAAGATAAATGGGATAACTCTTCGGGAAACATGATTAGCAGATTGGACACCCTTGGAAAATGTCTCATGAAATGGAGCAAAGACACTTTCGGTGACACTAAGATAGAAATTGAAATCGAGAGACAAAAGTTGGTGGAATTACAAACCACTTGGTTGATACAAGGGAAGAAGAGAAGGCAATCTGTTAGAAGATTGCCAGTCTGGAGAAGAGAAATAGAATGTTCTGGCAATAAATCGAAATGGATCCCCGCCACCGAAAAAATACCCAG CCGGAAGGGTTTTTCTATGGTGAAAGAGGACTCAGACAAGGGTGCCCACTCTCACCCTACCTTTTTATCATCTGCTCTCATACTCTATCTAGCATTATTAACAGGATGGAACGAGACGGGCTCTACAGTGGTTATCAGATGA
- the LOC113349241 gene encoding uncharacterized protein LOC113349241 isoform X1: MHHYEKHGDSPNTDISCNEFRNLVRERDVIDLGFPGPAFTWSNNAVQSTPIFERLDRVVCNTEWRLLSPDAAVLHLPRIDSDHAPIILNTMRKPPKRRPNYKFEFYWTDHPQFNDIIEDKWDNSSGNMISRLDTLGKCLMKWSKDTFGDTKIEIEIERQKLVELQTTWLIQGKKRRQSVRRLPVWRREIECSGNKSKWIPATEKIPRMERDGLYSGYQMNRRDPTINHIMFGDDVMLFGNTNDTTINSITEILQHYYNVSGQLVNYNKSSIHFSKSVSDERSNEITTILGVSRMSKDDKYLGVNILQQGNNISNFSFLIDKFDEKLALSRLEEILSHS; this comes from the exons ATGCACCATTATGAGAAACATGGCGATTCACCAAATACCGACATCAGCTGCAATGAATTCCGAAATCTGGTGAGAGAAAGAGATGTGATTGATTTGGGATTTCCTGGACCTGCTTTCACTTGGTCAAATAACGCTGTCCAATCAACTCCAATATTTGAAAGATTAGACAGGGTTGTTTGCAACACCGAATGGAGACTTCTTTCTCCTGATGCTGCGGTGCTACACCTTCCTAGAATCGACAGTGACCATGCACCCATCATTCTAAACACTATGAGGAAACCTCCCAAAAGAAGACCAAATTATAAATTTGAGTTCTATTGGACTGACCATCCTCAGTTCAATGATATCATTGAAGATAAATGGGATAACTCTTCGGGAAACATGATTAGCAGATTGGACACCCTTGGAAAATGTCTCATGAAATGGAGCAAAGACACTTTCGGTGACACTAAGATAGAAATTGAAATCGAGAGACAAAAGTTGGTGGAATTACAAACCACTTGGTTGATACAAGGGAAGAAGAGAAGGCAATCTGTTAGAAGATTGCCAGTCTGGAGAAGAGAAATAGAATGTTCTGGCAATAAATCGAAATGGATCCCCGCCACCGAAAAAATACCCAG GATGGAACGAGACGGGCTCTACAGTGGTTATCAGATGAACAGAAGAGATCCAACCATAAATCATATTATGTTTGGGGATGATGTGATGTTGTTTGGGAACACAAATGATACCACCATCAACTCGATCACCGAGATTCTGCAACATTACTACAATGTTTCTGGGCAACTGGTCAACTACAACAAGTCTTCTATACACTTTAGCAAGAGTGTGTCAGATGAAAGAAGCAATGAGATAACAACAATTCTGGGGGTTTCAAGAATGAGCAAAGATGACAAATACCTGGGTGTCAATATATTACAACAAGGAAACAACATTTCAAATTTCTCTTTTCTCATCGATAAATTCGACGAGAAGTTAGCACTTAGCAGGCTGGAAGAAATACTCTCTCACTCATGA